In Verrucomicrobiia bacterium, a genomic segment contains:
- a CDS encoding HEAT repeat domain-containing protein translates to MASLAPAATSVRAAENQAARSGPKVMPASEEGVNAMKGFQLPTGYKVELAAAEPLFANPVSFTIDEQGRFYVAETFRFSAGVLDIRGIMHWLDEELASKSVAERIAYTRRHAGQKGEKPLNWFTDNEDRISIVWDSNGDGVAETSSVLSTFSEEADGIGSGVLTRKGKVWYTNIPHLWQLEDKNGDGKADVKKSLSYGYGVRFGFLGHDSHGLRIGPDGRLYYSIGDRGAHIELPNGKVVENLEEGAIYRCEQDGSNLEIFYRGLRNPQELVFDDLGNLWTCDNNSDAGDPARVVYAAQDGDSGWRIGWQFIERPMRRGSWLGERLCYEYFKDRAAYTVPPVSSKVGNGPSGLTYDPGIALTEEWRGRFFLANFSGNPNSGIYSFAVEPLGSGFALKDNKKFWWNFLPTDIEFGYDGAIYATDWVNGWSGLGKGRIYRLSHPDERSKPAAAEVKQIFAEGFDKRSTTELVKLIAHADQRVRQEAQFALVDKKAEKELSNVAASGPTLHSRLHAIWGLGQLARQGRSVDLNALLKDKETEVRAQTLKIIADAKLSKYQKQVLAGLADNQVRVRYFAALAAGKLGDKSSVPDLLAVIKDNDDKDPWLRNACVVGLTGCAKAADLAKLSNDASAAVRLAATVALRRLESPELSRFLADKDPRVVAEAARAINDIPVVAALPALASLTARVSEFSSLPSGSNTEPTPRDAILRRVINANFRLGTTTNADAVSALADDERVPENIRVEALTQLGEWSAPSGRDQVSGLWRPLQKRAAPDATHLEPMAVKLITSQSSATTKIALLETAQKLNWKTLSDAAFTLVSDEKADKKLRVAALQYMGASKSPKLTDAVHVASQDKAEELRTAATKLAASVGGGTGAVATLANVLKSGGTREKQAAFTTVATVAGKDAATLLNQWLDELIAGKVAKELQLDLIEAASKRPETDVKERLAKFDKARQDDGGLGAYAECFSGGDKDAGRKIFVEKLEVSCIRCHRVQGAEGGDAGPNLGDIGKRQDRRYILESVIFPNKVVAAGFENVTVSLKDGRNFVGVVKEDTKETLGLLVNEDGEMKVMKFKQADIASRAKGLSGMPDTIKDMLTKREIRDLVEYLVNQK, encoded by the coding sequence TTGGCGTCGCTAGCTCCCGCCGCGACGTCCGTTCGTGCTGCCGAGAATCAAGCCGCCCGCTCTGGTCCTAAAGTCATGCCCGCCTCCGAGGAAGGTGTGAACGCCATGAAAGGCTTCCAGCTTCCCACGGGTTACAAGGTGGAGCTCGCCGCTGCTGAACCACTCTTCGCGAACCCCGTCTCTTTCACCATCGACGAACAGGGCCGCTTCTACGTAGCCGAGACGTTCCGCTTCAGCGCGGGCGTGTTGGATATCCGCGGCATCATGCACTGGCTGGATGAAGAGCTCGCCTCCAAGTCCGTCGCCGAACGCATCGCCTACACCCGCCGTCATGCCGGTCAAAAAGGTGAGAAACCGTTGAACTGGTTCACTGATAACGAAGACCGCATCTCCATCGTCTGGGACAGCAATGGCGATGGCGTCGCCGAAACCTCCTCCGTGCTTTCCACCTTTAGCGAAGAGGCCGATGGCATCGGCTCCGGCGTTCTCACGCGCAAAGGCAAGGTCTGGTACACGAACATCCCTCACCTCTGGCAGCTCGAAGACAAGAACGGCGACGGCAAGGCCGACGTGAAGAAAAGCCTGAGCTACGGCTACGGCGTGCGCTTCGGCTTCCTCGGCCATGACAGCCACGGCTTGCGCATCGGACCCGATGGCCGCCTCTACTACTCCATCGGCGATCGTGGCGCACACATTGAGTTGCCCAATGGCAAAGTCGTGGAAAATCTCGAAGAAGGCGCTATCTACCGCTGCGAACAGGATGGTTCCAATCTGGAGATCTTCTATCGCGGCCTGCGCAATCCGCAGGAACTCGTGTTCGATGACCTCGGCAATCTCTGGACCTGCGATAACAACTCTGATGCTGGCGATCCCGCCCGTGTGGTGTATGCCGCTCAAGATGGTGACAGCGGCTGGCGCATCGGCTGGCAGTTCATCGAGCGCCCCATGCGCCGTGGTTCTTGGCTCGGCGAACGCCTTTGCTACGAATACTTCAAGGACCGCGCCGCTTACACCGTCCCTCCCGTGTCCAGCAAGGTCGGTAACGGCCCCAGCGGTCTGACGTACGATCCCGGCATCGCCCTCACGGAAGAATGGCGCGGACGTTTCTTCCTCGCGAACTTCAGCGGTAACCCGAACAGCGGTATCTACAGCTTCGCCGTGGAACCCCTCGGTTCCGGCTTTGCTCTCAAGGATAACAAGAAATTCTGGTGGAACTTCCTGCCGACAGACATCGAGTTCGGCTATGACGGCGCCATCTACGCCACCGACTGGGTGAACGGCTGGAGCGGCTTGGGCAAAGGCCGCATCTACCGCCTCTCGCATCCGGATGAGCGCAGCAAACCAGCCGCCGCCGAAGTGAAACAAATCTTCGCAGAAGGTTTCGATAAACGTTCCACCACGGAGCTCGTGAAGCTCATCGCCCACGCCGATCAGCGCGTCCGTCAGGAAGCGCAGTTCGCTCTCGTGGACAAAAAGGCTGAGAAAGAACTCAGCAACGTGGCCGCCTCTGGCCCGACGCTTCACTCCCGCCTGCACGCCATCTGGGGCCTCGGCCAGCTCGCCCGCCAAGGCCGCTCTGTGGACCTCAACGCCTTGTTGAAAGACAAAGAAACCGAAGTCCGCGCGCAGACGCTCAAGATCATCGCGGACGCCAAGCTCTCGAAGTATCAGAAGCAAGTGCTCGCCGGTCTTGCGGATAATCAAGTCCGCGTGCGCTACTTCGCCGCTCTCGCTGCTGGCAAACTCGGTGATAAATCCAGCGTCCCCGATCTGCTCGCCGTCATCAAAGATAACGACGACAAAGACCCGTGGCTGCGCAATGCATGCGTCGTCGGTCTGACCGGTTGCGCCAAGGCCGCTGACCTGGCCAAACTCTCGAACGATGCCTCCGCCGCCGTGCGCCTCGCAGCCACCGTCGCTTTGCGTCGTCTGGAATCTCCCGAACTCAGCCGCTTCCTCGCGGATAAAGATCCTCGCGTCGTAGCCGAAGCCGCACGCGCCATCAATGACATCCCGGTCGTCGCCGCCCTGCCCGCCCTCGCCAGCCTCACGGCTCGTGTGAGCGAATTCTCCAGCCTGCCAAGCGGCAGCAATACCGAACCGACTCCCCGTGATGCGATCCTGCGCCGCGTTATCAACGCGAACTTCCGCCTCGGCACCACGACCAATGCCGACGCCGTCAGCGCCCTCGCCGATGATGAACGCGTGCCGGAAAACATCCGTGTGGAAGCCCTCACGCAACTGGGTGAATGGTCTGCTCCGAGCGGTCGCGATCAAGTCAGCGGCCTCTGGCGCCCTTTGCAAAAGCGCGCTGCCCCGGATGCTACTCATCTCGAACCGATGGCTGTGAAACTCATCACCAGCCAATCCTCAGCCACCACCAAGATCGCCTTGCTGGAAACCGCTCAGAAGCTTAACTGGAAGACCTTGAGCGATGCCGCCTTCACCTTGGTTAGCGATGAGAAGGCCGATAAAAAGCTTCGCGTAGCCGCTCTGCAATACATGGGTGCCAGCAAGTCACCCAAGCTCACTGACGCCGTGCACGTCGCCAGCCAGGACAAGGCTGAAGAACTCCGAACCGCCGCCACCAAGCTCGCTGCCTCCGTCGGCGGTGGTACCGGTGCCGTAGCTACTCTGGCGAATGTATTGAAGAGCGGTGGCACCCGTGAGAAACAGGCTGCATTCACCACGGTTGCGACGGTTGCAGGCAAAGATGCTGCCACCCTGCTCAATCAGTGGCTGGATGAACTCATCGCCGGCAAAGTGGCCAAGGAACTGCAACTGGATCTCATCGAAGCTGCCAGCAAACGTCCTGAAACGGATGTGAAGGAACGCTTGGCGAAGTTCGACAAAGCCCGTCAAGATGACGGTGGCTTGGGTGCTTACGCTGAATGCTTCAGCGGTGGCGACAAGGACGCTGGCCGCAAGATCTTCGTGGAGAAACTCGAAGTCTCCTGCATCCGCTGCCATCGCGTGCAAGGTGCTGAAGGTGGCGATGCCGGTCCGAACCTCGGCGACATAGGCAAACGCCAAGACCGCCGCTACATCCTTGAATCCGTCATCTTCCCGAACAAGGTTGTGGCTGCCGGTTTCGAGAACGTCACTGTCAGTCTGAAAGACGGTCGCAACTTCGTAGGCGTGGTGAAGGAAGACACCAAGGAAACCCTCGGCCTGCTCGTCAATGAAGACGGCGAGATGAAGGTGATGAAGTTCAAGCAGGCAGACATCGCCTCCCGCGCCAAGGGCCTCTCCGGCATGCCAGACACCATCAAGGACATGCTGACCAAGCGCGAGATCCGCGATCTGGTCGAATACCTGGTGAACCAGAAGTAA
- a CDS encoding adenylate/guanylate cyclase domain-containing protein — MSDPASIPGQLEVDHQMGETDELSGVRHSLRTPLNQIIGYCEMLQEDLSDLGQEHLLPDLQKIHTAGGQLLALINEGLAPWKIETGRVDLDSMRLEMRTPLNLIIGYAELSQEMMEDSGNQRITSDLQKITAAAHNLLTMFNSQSFPAQINTTTRKSLPGASAAATLGSGTTFIRKADVAAADGRILLIDDNEMNRNMLGRRLERLGYKVTEAENGLDGLTMLKISEFDLILLDVLMPVMNGFETLQQLKSDMELRHLPVIMISAMDEIDAAVNCIEAGAEDYLPKPFNPVLLKARISASLEKKRLRDREQAYTAELRVEREKSDRLLHCILPKAIAERLKNGETTIADTFDEATVLFADIVDFEHLSKQYPPERMVQLLNDIFSGFDWLVDMHAMERIRTVGDSYMAVAGVPSPREDHAQAAVEVAMEMLRITNRFNSRNGVDFKVRVGICTGPVMAGIVGRKKFLYYLWGQTVNIARELENTAPATGIQVNQVIHDSLADKFVFKEGKTLTVGKDKVATYFVTGRPIKTS, encoded by the coding sequence ATGTCCGATCCAGCATCGATACCCGGTCAGCTTGAGGTTGATCATCAGATGGGTGAGACTGATGAGCTGTCTGGTGTGCGGCATAGTTTGCGCACGCCGTTGAACCAGATCATCGGCTACTGTGAGATGTTGCAGGAGGATCTTTCCGATCTGGGACAGGAACATCTGCTGCCGGATTTGCAGAAGATCCATACGGCGGGCGGACAGTTGCTGGCGTTGATCAATGAAGGATTGGCCCCGTGGAAGATCGAGACGGGCAGGGTGGATCTCGACAGCATGCGGCTGGAGATGCGCACGCCGTTGAACCTCATCATCGGCTATGCGGAGTTGAGCCAGGAGATGATGGAAGATTCTGGCAACCAACGCATCACCTCGGATCTGCAAAAGATCACTGCGGCGGCGCACAACCTGTTGACGATGTTCAACAGCCAGAGTTTCCCTGCGCAAATCAATACCACCACCCGGAAATCCCTCCCCGGTGCTTCAGCAGCAGCCACTCTGGGAAGCGGGACCACATTCATTCGCAAAGCCGATGTGGCAGCAGCCGATGGACGTATTCTGCTGATCGATGATAATGAGATGAACCGCAACATGCTCGGGAGACGTTTGGAGCGTTTGGGGTATAAGGTCACCGAGGCGGAAAACGGTCTGGATGGCTTGACAATGCTCAAGATCAGCGAATTCGATCTCATCTTGCTTGATGTGCTCATGCCGGTGATGAACGGGTTTGAGACGCTTCAGCAGCTCAAGTCAGACATGGAGCTGCGTCATCTGCCGGTGATCATGATCTCCGCGATGGATGAGATCGATGCGGCGGTGAATTGCATCGAGGCGGGCGCGGAGGATTATTTGCCGAAGCCGTTCAATCCCGTTCTGCTCAAAGCGCGTATCTCAGCTTCACTGGAAAAGAAACGTCTGCGGGATCGTGAACAGGCTTACACAGCGGAGTTGCGGGTAGAACGTGAGAAATCAGATCGTTTGCTCCATTGCATCCTGCCGAAAGCGATCGCCGAGCGCTTGAAGAACGGCGAGACGACCATCGCGGATACGTTTGATGAGGCGACGGTGCTCTTTGCGGACATCGTGGATTTTGAGCATCTGTCCAAGCAGTATCCGCCGGAGCGCATGGTGCAGTTGCTGAACGATATTTTCTCCGGGTTCGACTGGCTGGTGGATATGCATGCGATGGAGCGCATCCGCACGGTGGGTGATTCCTACATGGCGGTGGCGGGTGTGCCTTCACCTCGCGAAGATCATGCGCAAGCGGCGGTGGAAGTGGCGATGGAGATGCTGCGCATCACGAACCGCTTCAACAGCCGCAATGGTGTGGATTTCAAGGTGCGTGTAGGTATCTGCACTGGGCCGGTGATGGCTGGTATCGTGGGCCGGAAGAAGTTCCTCTATTACCTCTGGGGCCAGACGGTCAATATCGCACGTGAGTTGGAAAATACGGCTCCGGCCACAGGCATTCAGGTGAACCAGGTGATCCATGACAGCCTGGCGGACAAGTTCGTTTTTAAGGAAGGCAAAACGCTTACGGTGGGCAAGGACAAGGTGGCCACGTACTTTGTGACGGGGCGTCCGATCAAGACGTCGTAA
- a CDS encoding response regulator, with protein sequence MAKILLVEDNEMNRDMLSRRLERRGYAVVMAVDGNEGVAKAQSENPDLILMDMSLPVLDGWEATKLIKSFPVTSKIPVIALTAHAMAGDREKALEAGCDDYDTKPIELPRLLEKVEALLKKHGAA encoded by the coding sequence ATGGCGAAGATATTGCTGGTGGAAGACAACGAGATGAACCGGGACATGTTATCCCGCCGCCTGGAACGTCGCGGCTATGCGGTGGTGATGGCCGTGGATGGCAACGAAGGCGTAGCCAAGGCGCAGAGCGAGAATCCCGACCTGATCCTCATGGACATGAGCCTGCCCGTGCTGGACGGCTGGGAAGCCACGAAACTTATCAAATCGTTTCCGGTGACGAGCAAGATACCTGTCATCGCATTGACCGCGCACGCCATGGCCGGTGATCGTGAGAAGGCTTTGGAAGCCGGTTGCGATGATTACGATACGAAGCCGATCGAGCTGCCTCGCCTACTGGAAAAGGTGGAGGCACTGCTGAAGAAGCACGGAGCTGCCTGA
- a CDS encoding response regulator translates to MRHRIGMFRRLPFQWKVTAVNMLTSVITLLIACGAIVGYEEYTFRQAQVQKLTSLAEHAKVNSTLVLLQKSADQKVRDPFDYLKNEPSVMAACLYGETNDLVAKYLPLQGGEFIPREPSKVRVRFDDRTLTLFEPVLHNGKQLGTVYLKADLAEKFADRVVQYAQIVIISSLIACLMALLFSFRLQRIITDPILELARTAKSVSENNDYSVRARKISEDEIGQMIEAFNHMLADIQQRDAALQAANKRTEDANAQLEQRVEERTSALRQATREAQDAKEAAEVANQTKSAFLANMSHELRTPLNAIIGYSEMLKEEAEDLGEQSFVEDLNKVHSAGKHLLGLINDVLDISKIESGKMDLYLETFGIGQLVREVSNTITPLVAKNSNRLEMVFPDDIGTMYADMTKVRQGLFNLLSNASKFTNNGLIKLEAARVVEIDGREWIHFKVIDTGIGMTQEQMDRLFQAFVQADAGTTKKFGGTGLGLAITRHFSRMMGGDTTVASVFKKGSTFTFKIPSKVASPTAPEVSTIEPAKTAPLTSVEPSVGSVLVIDDDPTIHDLLKRLLQRQGFKVNGVQSGREGLKKAREIKPDVIILDVMMPEMDGWNVLSSLKNDPILSEIPVVMLSMIEDKHMGFALGAADYLTKPIDRDKLSNLLRKYRRTSDDSLVLIVEDEEGVRQFMRVLLERDGWTVMEAGNGQQALARVNEKRPSLILLDLMMPEMDGFEFVAQLREVTEWKDIPVVVITAMELTAKDYQRLNGNVTKIMRKGSYQQEQLMSDVRQLVSSFVESSANGAKKDMKKATANE, encoded by the coding sequence GTGCGGCACCGTATAGGTATGTTCAGGCGTTTGCCATTTCAATGGAAGGTGACGGCGGTCAACATGCTGACCAGTGTCATCACTTTGCTTATCGCATGTGGTGCCATCGTCGGTTATGAGGAATATACCTTCCGTCAGGCCCAGGTGCAAAAACTTACATCGCTGGCGGAGCATGCCAAGGTGAACAGCACGCTCGTGCTGTTGCAAAAAAGTGCCGACCAGAAGGTGCGTGATCCATTCGACTATTTGAAGAATGAGCCGAGTGTGATGGCCGCCTGTCTTTATGGTGAGACCAATGATCTGGTGGCAAAATATCTGCCTTTGCAAGGTGGTGAATTCATTCCCCGGGAGCCATCCAAGGTCCGTGTCCGGTTTGATGACAGGACGCTTACTCTGTTTGAGCCGGTGCTGCATAACGGCAAGCAATTGGGCACGGTTTACCTCAAGGCGGATCTCGCAGAGAAGTTCGCCGACCGTGTGGTGCAGTATGCTCAGATTGTCATCATCTCCTCCTTGATCGCATGCCTGATGGCCTTGTTGTTCTCCTTCCGGTTGCAGCGCATCATCACTGATCCGATTCTGGAGCTGGCCCGGACGGCCAAATCTGTCTCGGAAAATAATGATTACTCGGTGCGCGCACGCAAGATCAGCGAAGATGAGATCGGCCAGATGATAGAGGCGTTCAATCACATGCTGGCGGATATCCAGCAGCGGGACGCAGCATTGCAGGCTGCGAACAAACGCACGGAGGATGCAAATGCGCAGCTGGAGCAGCGCGTGGAAGAGCGCACATCCGCCTTGCGACAGGCAACCCGTGAAGCTCAGGACGCGAAGGAAGCAGCCGAGGTGGCCAACCAGACCAAGAGCGCGTTTCTGGCGAACATGAGCCATGAGCTTCGCACGCCGTTGAATGCGATCATCGGATACAGTGAAATGCTGAAGGAGGAGGCCGAGGATTTGGGTGAGCAATCGTTTGTGGAGGACCTCAACAAGGTCCACTCCGCCGGCAAACATCTGCTGGGATTGATCAATGATGTGCTGGACATCTCCAAGATCGAGTCCGGCAAAATGGATCTTTATTTGGAGACGTTTGGCATCGGCCAGCTTGTCCGCGAGGTCTCCAATACCATCACGCCGTTGGTCGCCAAGAATTCCAACCGCCTGGAGATGGTATTCCCGGATGACATCGGGACGATGTATGCGGACATGACGAAAGTCCGGCAAGGATTGTTCAATCTCTTGAGCAATGCTTCCAAATTCACGAACAATGGATTGATCAAGCTCGAGGCTGCGAGAGTGGTGGAGATCGATGGCCGGGAATGGATCCATTTCAAAGTCATTGATACAGGCATCGGCATGACGCAGGAACAAATGGACCGTTTGTTCCAGGCATTTGTGCAAGCTGATGCGGGGACGACGAAGAAGTTTGGCGGAACGGGATTGGGACTGGCCATCACACGACATTTTTCACGGATGATGGGCGGCGATACGACGGTGGCGAGCGTGTTCAAGAAAGGCTCTACGTTCACCTTCAAGATACCTTCAAAGGTGGCTTCACCCACTGCGCCGGAGGTGTCGACAATAGAACCAGCCAAAACAGCGCCTCTGACGAGTGTGGAGCCTTCTGTCGGCAGTGTGCTGGTGATCGATGATGATCCGACGATTCACGATCTGTTGAAGCGCCTGTTGCAGCGCCAGGGCTTCAAAGTAAATGGCGTGCAGTCAGGACGTGAAGGTTTGAAGAAAGCCCGGGAGATCAAACCAGATGTCATCATACTGGATGTGATGATGCCGGAGATGGACGGTTGGAATGTGCTTTCGTCCCTGAAGAATGACCCGATTCTAAGCGAAATACCGGTAGTGATGCTTTCTATGATCGAGGACAAGCACATGGGCTTTGCCTTGGGGGCGGCGGATTACCTGACGAAGCCGATCGACCGGGACAAACTTTCGAACCTGCTGCGGAAATACCGGCGAACCTCGGATGATTCTCTGGTGTTGATAGTGGAGGACGAGGAAGGCGTGCGGCAATTCATGCGCGTGCTGCTGGAACGCGACGGATGGACGGTGATGGAAGCGGGGAATGGCCAGCAAGCCTTGGCGCGGGTGAATGAAAAGCGTCCATCCCTCATCCTGTTGGATTTGATGATGCCGGAGATGGATGGGTTTGAGTTTGTAGCGCAACTGCGTGAAGTGACGGAATGGAAGGACATCCCGGTGGTGGTGATCACGGCGATGGAACTTACGGCTAAGGATTATCAACGGCTCAATGGCAACGTGACCAAGATCATGCGCAAAGGCAGTTATCAACAGGAGCAATTGATGTCGGATGTGCGGCAGTTGGTGAGTTCCTTTGTGGAATCCAGCGCCAATGGGGCTAAGAAAGATATGAAAAAGGCGACCGCGAACGAATAA
- a CDS encoding O-acetyl-ADP-ribose deacetylase: MHPRIEIVSGDLTKLAIDAIVNAANSSLLGGGGVDGAIHRGAGPELYEECKKLKGCPTGEAKITLGYNLPAKHVIHTVGPIWNGGERNEDEKLARCYRNSLNVALQNGLKTIAFPAISTGAYGFPMDRATKIAIREAIAFLAVNPDFEKVIFCCFGPAAFRLYQDTLTELTDIPHL; this comes from the coding sequence ATGCACCCGCGCATTGAAATAGTTTCCGGTGATTTGACGAAGCTGGCAATTGACGCAATCGTCAATGCGGCGAACAGTTCTTTGCTGGGTGGTGGTGGGGTAGATGGAGCCATTCATCGCGGTGCGGGACCGGAACTTTATGAGGAGTGCAAAAAACTGAAAGGCTGTCCGACAGGGGAAGCCAAAATCACTTTAGGTTACAATCTGCCGGCAAAGCATGTCATCCACACGGTGGGTCCAATCTGGAATGGCGGCGAACGCAATGAGGATGAAAAACTCGCCCGCTGTTACCGCAACAGCCTGAATGTCGCATTGCAAAACGGACTTAAGACAATCGCCTTCCCCGCGATCAGTACCGGTGCCTACGGCTTCCCCATGGACCGCGCCACCAAGATCGCCATTCGCGAGGCCATCGCATTTCTCGCCGTCAATCCAGACTTTGAGAAAGTTATCTTCTGCTGCTTCGGCCCCGCCGCGTTCCGTCTATATCAGGACACTTTGACAGAATTGACCGACATCCCACACCTCTGA
- a CDS encoding DUF1080 domain-containing protein produces MRVVLKQTGILLLALMLGGVVNVQAKSEKGFVSLFDGQSLKGWTRLGGKESDYGVKDGVIFAAKGVAGNLVTDKQYEDFTLRLEFKLQAAGNNGVGIRAPYAEKNISYDGMEIQILDDTDPKYKDLKPWQVHGSVYGVIPAKRTTLKPLGEWNEQEITCIGRKIQVKVNGKVVVDGDLNDVTDTEVIQKHPGIFREKGHIALLGHTDYVEFRNIRVKEFVKPEIANRVPAGFKRLFSGFDLKGWQGLVEDPVKRKALPIDEWARKQVEADKLMEKNWVVNRGVLSYVGDGFDNLCTVREYGNFEMVLDWKIQEKGDSGVYVRGTPQIQIWDEPVGSGGLFNNKVNADKPLKRADYFVGEWNRMRMVMIGDKVMVFLNDELVTYDAKKKTGTAVENYWERDKPLYPWGPIELQAHKTPVHFKNVFIRELP; encoded by the coding sequence ATGCGAGTCGTACTTAAGCAAACTGGAATTCTGCTGCTGGCATTGATGCTCGGCGGCGTGGTGAATGTGCAGGCGAAATCGGAGAAGGGCTTTGTGAGCCTGTTCGATGGGCAATCGCTCAAGGGCTGGACGCGCTTGGGTGGAAAAGAGAGCGACTACGGCGTGAAGGATGGCGTGATTTTCGCCGCCAAGGGAGTGGCGGGCAATCTCGTCACGGACAAGCAATACGAGGATTTCACGCTGCGGCTGGAGTTCAAACTGCAAGCGGCGGGTAACAATGGTGTGGGCATCCGTGCCCCTTACGCGGAGAAGAACATTTCTTATGACGGGATGGAGATACAGATATTGGATGACACGGATCCGAAGTACAAGGATTTGAAGCCTTGGCAGGTGCATGGCTCGGTTTATGGAGTGATCCCGGCGAAGCGCACGACGTTGAAGCCTCTCGGCGAGTGGAATGAGCAGGAGATCACTTGCATCGGACGCAAGATCCAGGTGAAGGTGAATGGCAAGGTGGTGGTGGATGGCGACCTGAATGATGTGACGGACACGGAGGTGATCCAGAAACATCCAGGCATCTTCCGTGAGAAAGGCCACATCGCCTTGCTAGGTCACACGGATTATGTGGAGTTCCGTAACATCCGTGTGAAGGAGTTTGTGAAGCCGGAGATCGCGAACCGTGTGCCAGCTGGTTTCAAGCGGTTGTTCAGCGGATTCGATCTCAAGGGTTGGCAGGGATTGGTGGAAGATCCGGTGAAGCGCAAGGCGTTGCCGATCGATGAATGGGCGCGCAAGCAGGTGGAAGCTGATAAGTTGATGGAGAAGAACTGGGTGGTGAATCGCGGTGTGTTGAGCTACGTGGGCGATGGCTTCGATAATCTTTGCACAGTGCGTGAGTATGGTAACTTCGAAATGGTGCTGGATTGGAAGATTCAGGAAAAAGGCGACAGCGGCGTATATGTGCGGGGAACGCCGCAAATCCAGATATGGGATGAGCCGGTGGGCTCGGGCGGACTTTTTAACAACAAGGTGAATGCGGACAAGCCGCTGAAACGGGCAGATTATTTTGTGGGTGAGTGGAATCGCATGCGCATGGTGATGATCGGGGACAAGGTGATGGTGTTCCTGAATGATGAACTGGTGACTTACGACGCGAAGAAGAAAACGGGCACTGCTGTGGAAAATTATTGGGAACGTGACAAACCTCTGTATCCATGGGGGCCGATCGAATTGCAGGCACACAAGACGCCGGTGCATTTCAAGAACGTATTCATCCGGGAGCTGCCATAG
- a CDS encoding RidA family protein produces the protein MKKHPTPVAPAGDNIELRTSIGGWVLMVLICALNLNGADIKRVDEDIAKGRAGAVVVSGATLAHTAQLLPMDLQGKVLHVGDPYKQTEAVFDLLDKVLAAAQSKRESVVKLNVYVADDEVSGEVRTEVRRRFGKNLPAVSYVRGQLLKDGALLSLDAVVVSLKNVGKVESVQLTDVHAVPGGSHVTFMPAGSKAYVSGMAGKGTMTTATDETMKQLWGVLDFLKAQPAQVVQIKAFLNPMTDQGVVMEEMRKRYPQGQMPVVSLVEWTSTLPVEIEMIVALPKAESQLPVVEYLTPPEVKASPVYSRIARVNGGKDVYISGLYGEVATTGDAQLKAVFGELRRLSESAGSDLRHLVKATYYVASDDTNRRLNEVRPDYYDPARPPAASKAAVRGAGMSGRTVTLDMLAVTKE, from the coding sequence ATGAAGAAACATCCAACACCGGTTGCACCGGCTGGCGATAACATCGAACTCCGAACGTCGATAGGGGGATGGGTGCTCATGGTTTTGATCTGCGCGCTGAATTTGAACGGGGCAGACATCAAAAGGGTGGATGAGGATATCGCGAAGGGCAGGGCGGGGGCGGTGGTGGTAAGTGGTGCGACATTGGCGCATACGGCGCAGTTGTTGCCGATGGATTTGCAGGGGAAAGTTTTGCACGTGGGTGATCCTTATAAGCAGACGGAAGCGGTGTTTGATCTGTTGGATAAGGTGCTTGCAGCAGCGCAATCGAAGCGCGAATCCGTTGTGAAGTTGAATGTGTATGTGGCGGATGATGAGGTGAGTGGTGAAGTGAGGACGGAGGTTCGCCGGAGGTTTGGAAAGAATCTGCCAGCGGTTTCCTATGTGCGCGGGCAATTATTGAAGGATGGGGCGTTGTTATCTTTGGATGCGGTGGTGGTTTCATTGAAGAATGTCGGGAAGGTAGAGTCGGTGCAGTTGACGGATGTGCACGCGGTTCCGGGAGGCAGTCATGTGACGTTCATGCCTGCGGGAAGCAAAGCGTATGTGTCAGGAATGGCGGGGAAGGGAACGATGACGACCGCTACGGATGAGACAATGAAGCAGTTGTGGGGGGTGCTGGATTTTCTGAAAGCGCAACCGGCGCAAGTGGTGCAGATCAAAGCGTTTTTGAATCCGATGACCGATCAGGGCGTGGTGATGGAGGAAATGCGAAAGCGTTATCCTCAGGGGCAGATGCCCGTGGTGAGTCTGGTGGAGTGGACTTCTACGCTGCCGGTGGAGATCGAGATGATCGTGGCGTTGCCGAAGGCGGAGAGCCAATTGCCGGTGGTGGAATATCTGACGCCGCCGGAGGTGAAAGCATCGCCAGTTTACAGCCGTATCGCGCGGGTCAATGGAGGCAAGGACGTTTACATCAGCGGACTGTATGGTGAAGTGGCGACCACGGGTGATGCGCAGTTGAAGGCAGTCTTCGGTGAATTACGGCGATTGAGTGAATCTGCGGGGAGCGATTTGCGTCATTTGGTGAAGGCGACATATTATGTGGCCAGCGATGATACGAATCGTCGCCTGAACGAAGTGCGTCCGGATTACTACGATCCGGCGCGACCGCCAGCGGCTTCCAAAGCGGCTGTGCGGGGAGCGGGAATGTCAGGGCGGACAGTGACTTTGGACATGTTAGCGGTAACGAAAGAGTAG